The Styela clava chromosome 11, kaStyClav1.hap1.2, whole genome shotgun sequence genome includes the window ACGTCATATTCAATACATGAAACAGTGACTGTTGTAcagtgtttgttttgtagttAGTACCACAGACGGAAGCGCATGTTAGTGGTATGTCATTTACTTGTCGAGCAGGCCTACTGATGGTTGTAATGGTCAATTTCAGATTCGGAcatttattttcgtcgtgcaaCAAACATTGTAcatataaccaaaaaaaaaaaaaaatgaaataaattcatcGAAAAAACGTTTCAACTGCAATAGACGAGGGGTCGCGAAAAAACTATTAAATTCATCGCCACGAAATGGCTATCAAAGTCATCATTTAGTTCAGtttgatatttaaattttggCGGTAAAATGGCTGGAAAACGTAGAAAAGTTAGCGACGAGGCTCGAGAGTTTCACGTTCTTGGacggaaaaatatttctttgttgagaATTATTCAAAACCTATTTGCTTCATAAAGCAAAAGAGCGATTATGTACTGCAACACCATTATCAAAGTTGCTAGTCCATTCAAACGCTTTGGCCATGACACAGATCAAGATCAACGTTCACACTGGTGATAAGTAAAAACCAAACAATGTAAATTTTTGATAAGAAATGAGAAAAGGCCACTTGCACTTCACATCGAGACAGACGTGGGTGCGCCATCAAGtttaatgtggcgattgttTATAGGCGGGAATTAATGCGGCTCTAACACCACCGTAATATGTATATAGCCCAGTAGTACACAAGGTTTGCCGAAAGAAATGGATTCATTTTATGCTTGATTAAGATATGATAGATTGGCATGAACAAATAAATTAAGATATATTACTGACAGCTAAAAATCAAAGTGGATTAAGTTAATATATGTTTGAATAGGTCGCTTTTGTCTAAGAATTTGAAGAATAGTCACAAAAAGAATGGAAAGCAATGAGGTGAGACATTGCCATCGTTCAAAAAGCTATGAGGCCTCAGGATGAGAAACGACGAGCTGACCCTAGTAATAGACAACCTCGATTATATTTCCTCGTAAAAAATCCATGACTATAAATAGGAAACCCTAACTTGAATCTTTGATAACCTGGCAATACCGACTGCCATGATTGGGCAATTTGTCTTGGTGATATCTTTTATCGAATATTTTTCTATACAtttcgtagggtggttcacataaccgctggtcggttacggcttcctccaccatcaagtccatgcttactAAAACGAAtatctaactaatcccataccagacatgtaaccggacgagaggccatggttcgccacaTGGTTAAGCAGTCTTTTAAAGgatgtttcaataaaatgtcAGTTGACATTTGTACGTCATATACGTTAATTTGGAAAGATAATTCTGCAAAATGGCAGAATAGCTATTTTAATCAACTGATCAGCAAATTAGTtactaaaacattaaaaaaacattaaaaaaacattcaataCTTGCAATTGCTGCAAACATAAGGTAATAAACAAAAAGAAGAGTTGATGCCTGGACTAAGCCCATCATGTTGTACATTCATGTCCTGTTAGCTCTCCTAATTTAGTCAAAACAGACAGTGTTTTCTAGATTTGCCTGTTATTGAATTGACTTCAATTCAAACCCTGTGATATTTTGAATCTCATATCCCTACATGCAACATGCTGAATATTGGTTGGAGAACTTGGTATAAGCATAACTTTAATCATACAAGgctttcaacaaaaaattactACGCCTAAGAATTGGGGGGGGGGCACTGTCAAACTGAAtaagacaaaatgaaaaatgtacCGTTGTCTTGAGTAAATTCACAATATTGCGGCAATTGTGGTATTGATTTTCCAGTTCATTAAAAAAAGCTTTTTACTAATGGACCATAGGTAAATCAGagagaaattataaaaatgctGATTATACAGCCCCAATCTTAGTCAATGACAAAATCGGAAAATATGCCATTGTCTTGCCCATCACTATCTGAATACAGcagaggtgtgcaacattttttgtcagtgggccatataaccaacttcaaacATCCAGCTGGGTCACACAAAAAATTGAGCTGGGAAGGCAAGAAAATGTGGCTATCGCTTAGCCTAACAGTTATAAATGAATCTGACAAAGCGGCGAAAGATTTACCGCAGCGACAAGAGCAGTTCATTTAAGTGAGcaccttttcaaacataaactgcCGGATTAGGATTTTGTGCCTAAAAGGGAAAAATATGAGTTTTGacgagggccacactaaatggcttggcgagTCGTGTTGTGCCCCAGGGGCCACCTGTTacacacccctggtctacaaCATAAGGTTGTTTCAAGACTTTTTGGTATTACACCCTTCACGAACCTTTCTATCAGCTTCACAAAGATCACAAATCCAACTACCTTCTGGTGGTTCATCCATCGGTGGTGAAAGGCAGTACATATGGTATCCACGATCACAATCGTCACAAAAGAGAAGTTGATCATCATTGTCAGAAGTGCCACATAGATGACAAGATTTGCATTCAATGCATTGCCATTTGTATTTTTTGACATTCATTGTCATAATGTCAGTGAATTGCAAACAGGTGGGATGTCCAGAACGTCCACAATCAGAGCATGATACAAGCTCCTCGGATTCACctgttttcttgttttcatcAGCATCTCCAAGACAAAAATCACAATAAGCACTATTGACCGtctgttttttctttttgcttCTGGTCAATCTTTCCTCATCTTCAAAATCATCCCCAACATTTGATCCAGTCATACTCTCAGACCTGGACGATGGAAGAGCAGATTTTGATAGGACTCCAGGATTTGAATCTTGATCAACTACACTAGGAATATCATTATCATTTCCGGGGTTGTAATCTTCATCTGCATCTACTTCATCTTGGTGGTATCTTTGAATGTGATAATTAAGGccagttttatttttgtatcgTTTTCCACAATAAGCACATGGATGTGGTTTTTCTCTCTCCTCATCTCTTTCCATAGCGGTCCTTCTAGTAGTCCTGCCACCTCCTCTTCCGCCACCTCTCGGTCTTCTTCCTCTTTTCCTATGTCGTGGATCGTCATCATAATCTTCATCATCATCGTCTCCATATTCATCGGCTCCTGCATCTTGTATGTCGCTCATCGCATCAAAATCCAGTGCTGGGCCAGAAGAACTATTCGAATTCTCATTAATATGCCCCTCTAAACCTTGGATTAACTGTCCTGTCAATGATTTACTGTTAGTAGCCATTGAGTAAGGATCAAGGATAGGCATAGTCCTAGGTTTCTTTTTCCATCTTTTACTAGGATATGTATAAACTTGATTGGGTCCAAGACCAGGCCCTCTTTGCCATCGTTCAAAAAGTAAATTGCAGCTGTTTTGGGCTACTCCAGTTTGCGAGTCCAAGTAAGGCAATCGGACTCTTCTTTCAGTCATTAATCTTGAATTAAATGAATGGCATTGTTCCATTGCTTCCttgtaaaacaaaattgatatgCCAGGAGGATTCGACATCtctttcattaataaatataaaattgcttaaagtttgattatttcaagctgtaaaaaaatttatcgaTCATGCAAATATTGTATGGCGTCATAATACTTATCAGCTTAACATACGGTAGCCAGTTACCGAAACCTTGGCTACTACTTATGATTCCTGTGTCATggatgggataggatttacatcaTTATcctgagggagaggaaagccgataagacgacttaaccatatggcaaatcacggcctctcgtttggttaccattccatgtgtggtatggtattagttagttatttgtttttggaagcatggacttgatggtggaggaagccataaccaacCTGCAGACCTGCGgtaacgtgaaccaccctacggcaaggagtccagcgaTCCTCTCACACATACCTATTTCCGCATGGGATTCAGAGGTGCGGTAGATAAAAGCTTGAGGTGTTGGGGATCTCTGGATTTTGGCAATCACCGAAAAGAAAAACATGTCAGTTACTTGTCCTAGTTTTCTAGACCTCCTTAATGAAACATGATCATGCCTCAAATTTAACCAAAGCTACTGTACCGTACTACAGTTCATGGAAATAATAATGCGATCAGCTGTCACCCCCCAATTTCAATTAGACCcaaattactgaattaatatgataatgttcaaaattttcaattaacagGATTATAATTTCTGAATTGTGAGAAGTTAGGCATTCTAAACCAGTTTAACATACAACAgcacaatactgcaatattcagatattattaTTTAGAGCAGGGGTTATGAAACTGGGGGTCTTACAAGGCAGTGTTTCTGAAGCTGGTttcgatcgaacccctggggtAAGAACAAGTTCCTCTGAAAGAGATGTACGGTACGGGTACGGTACACCATGAAACCATCTTATTACATAGCCTACCGCCGGCAGGGCAGGCTACCGGTactaattttgtaaaattaactATAGTTCATCTTAGATATACGACATTACACGTTTGAACAACCCATGACAGTAACACTGTGTCTTGtgtatacatcccgtcttcaatgttgatatttactGACTCCTGAGTTTttcttttacgagacgaataaacatacatacatactgtGCAGCTGTGTGGAGTTTCGCGCAGATGTAAGTTTTAGTACCTAGGTAAAGCTAGCGGCCACTTCCAGCGGACAGttaccaatttttccaaatttaaacCCGCCATGCTCCACGACAGTTGTCGCGAATTCACTTAATTGCGCCTACATGGATGCAAAAAATTAGGCGATTCTCCCTTTTAGAAACTGACGACAGAcctgaaacataataaaaaacaaaaatgattgaaacaacacattttttcctcgataaaatgaattattgctcaGAAACTCATTTCtcgacaaaatctaaaatttaactgagttgcagcgtaatttatgcaagaaataattttttctcaaccaattcattaatacagtgaatttgatgaagatatataaaacatatattaaattttaaaacaattccacTATGCGGAAAGTTAGGAAATACTCCCcaatttaaagaaaatttttaagaaattatcaatataactcagttaaagcgtaatttatgcaggaaataatattttctcatccaattcataaatacagtgtatttggtggacaaatataaaatacatattgaaatttaaaaaaaatccaccgtgcggaaagtagaaaaattccccccagtttaagaaaaaaatacagaaaatctCCAATTTacctcagttaaagcgtaatttaggtaagaaggaattttttctcatccaattcattaatgcagtgtgtttggtggacaaatataaaatagggGAGAGTGGGGCACGGTAGCCCATGGGGCACAGTGGTCCAATCCATCCACTAGCGACACCGGTGGTCGTACCGGGCACGTGACCAAACTGAAAAAAGTCACGGTCAAGCCTGTCctctaggaaatttatttgcgCCGGTAGGTCGTATTGGAAAAAGTTAGGAGACTTTCGTTGTTTTTAGGGGGccaaagtaaaaataaattgccGGAGTTTTTTTCTTCTAAACTGCAGCCCGCATGACTTTTGTCGCCCATATTGGCATGCCAGGTAGGTGCCCCACAGTGGCTTACGACGGGGTATAAGATAGATCGGCACTCTAGCCTACTTGTCGTGAGAGGATCAATTATCCCAAAATGGTGAGCTTGGGCACAGTGGGACATCAACCACGAGTACACACTGGGGcgtgtcccactgaacccctcCACAGCTCTGTAGGGTTTGAGGGACCTAGAGTAGCCTACCTTCTGTCCCCGCTCCTGCTTGCTAGTTGCAATGTTGGATTGTCTTCCTATTTCAGAGCAATCCTAATTGATTTAAATAAACAACTAGCGAAATGCCACGTAAAAGGAAAAGAAAAACCTCCATAGGACAGATCGATCCATTGGTTATGAAGAGAGCAGCGGAGCAGGTGATTCATGAAGACAAATAACTGCGTACAACTGCAAGAGAAAATGCCATTCCCAAAACAACCCTATCAAGGTACGTCAAAAACTGAAGTTTATGTCAGAAAGTTCTGTGTCCGACTCAGCGCCCTCAGATAGCCTCGAGTATTTTCGTCCTAACTACACGGTAAGAAGAATATTTTCGGATGAGGAAGAAGGTGAGCTTTCGAGTTATCTGCTACAGGCATCCAGACACTACTACGGGCTTCGAAAAGACGAGGTTCGAGAGCTAGCGTATAAAATGGCAGTTAAAAATGGAACAAACACTCCGCGGTCATGGGTTGAGAACAGTAGGGCAGGAAGCGACTGGCTGTACGGATTCATGCAGCGTCATCCTAAACTCTCTCTGCGCAAACCAGAAGCCACAAGTTTGTCGAGAGCTACCAGTTTCAACAGGAAAAATGTTGGCGAATTCTTTGATAACCTTGATTCCGTAATGAAGCGTAACAAGTTTGAGCCAAATTCCATATATAACATGGACGAAACCGGGTTAACTACCGTTCAAGTGCCGTCCAAGATCATTGCCGAAACAGGTATAAAGCAAGTGGGAAAGATTACTTCGGCCGAAAGGGGACTTCTTGTGACAATGATAGGATCAGTCAATGCACTAGGAAACTCCATACCTCCGTGCTTCATTTTTCCTAGAGTCAACTTCAGAGAACATATGCTGAGAGGTGCGCCACTTGGTGCAGCTGGGTTTGCAAACAAATCTGGTTGGATAAATTCAGAAATCTTTTTTTCATGGATGAAACATTTCGTAAAACATGCAAACTGCACACCTTCAACTCCCGCACTATTACTAATGGACAACCACAAGAGTCACATCACGATTGATTCTCTCAATTACGCAAAGGAAAATGGTCTGGTTCTCCTCACATTTCCACCCCACTGTAGTCACAAACTACAGCCTCTGGACAGGTCAGTATACGGGCCGCTGAAACATTACTACAATAACGCCGTTGATGCGTGGCTAACTCTTCCAGAACATGCAGGCAAAACTCTAACGATATACGATATCGCCGGAGTTGCTAAAACAGCATACATTCGCGCGTTCACGCCTGAAAATATTCAGTCGGGATTTCGGGTGTCTGGAATATTTCCGTTTGATCGAGATATATT containing:
- the LOC120347452 gene encoding zinc finger protein ubi-d4-like; amino-acid sequence: MKEMSNPPGISILFYKEAMEQCHSFNSRLMTERRVRLPYLDSQTGVAQNSCNLLFERWQRGPGLGPNQVYTYPSKRWKKKPRTMPILDPYSMATNSKSLTGQLIQGLEGHINENSNSSSGPALDFDAMSDIQDAGADEYGDDDDEDYDDDPRHRKRGRRPRGGGRGGGRTTRRTAMERDEEREKPHPCAYCGKRYKNKTGLNYHIQRYHQDEVDADEDYNPGNDNDIPSVVDQDSNPGVLSKSALPSSRSESMTGSNVGDDFEDEERLTRSKKKKQTVNSAYCDFCLGDADENKKTGESEELVSCSDCGRSGHPTCLQFTDIMTMNVKKYKWQCIECKSCHLCGTSDNDDQLLFCDDCDRGYHMYCLSPPMDEPPEGSWICDLCEADRKVREGCNTKKS